One genomic window of [Clostridium] scindens ATCC 35704 includes the following:
- a CDS encoding DUF3841 domain-containing protein, translating into MEQKTVNLYTRQNDKTLYQLERNGRIINERIYVELHFGDIAPLFMESYDWFTREAAKKVAKPEDVKAPIWCSISPDNCLKPIPDTVVYVLEVPQDQIIYFDDVKWDYVLNRIYLPKDDEDAAAYKRHLKEIGVENGFEFFEGRYKGMFPEEVERIRASWKRVFEIDNWTIFNVCGNIWEIKKEWVKRIVRPGESVD; encoded by the coding sequence ATGGAACAGAAGACCGTGAATCTATATACCCGTCAGAATGATAAGACCCTGTATCAGTTGGAGCGAAATGGCAGGATTATCAATGAAAGGATCTATGTAGAACTGCATTTTGGAGATATCGCCCCCTTATTTATGGAAAGCTACGACTGGTTTACCAGGGAGGCGGCTAAGAAAGTGGCAAAGCCTGAGGATGTAAAGGCCCCGATCTGGTGCTCGATAAGCCCGGATAACTGTTTAAAGCCGATTCCGGATACCGTGGTCTATGTGCTGGAAGTGCCCCAGGATCAGATCATTTACTTTGATGATGTGAAGTGGGATTATGTACTGAACCGTATCTATCTTCCGAAGGATGACGAAGATGCCGCCGCTTATAAGCGGCACCTGAAAGAGATCGGGGTAGAGAATGGGTTTGAATTCTTTGAGGGCAGATACAAGGGCATGTTCCCGGAGGAAGTAGAGCGCATCCGCGCCAGCTGGAAGCGGGTCTTTGAGATCGACAACTGGACCATATTCAACGTCTGCGGCAATATCTGGGAGATTAAGAAGGAATGGGTAAAGCGTATCGTGCGGCCCGGGGAGAGCGTGGACTAG